From one Microlunatus sp. Gsoil 973 genomic stretch:
- a CDS encoding class II glutamine amidotransferase, which translates to MCRLLGRASLDPITDREAIGTEHCSEFQRLGRLHADGWGTAWLAEDGSMARLRDPGDPVAAASLTDALNGTPCRVRVTHLRLATTGMANVVDNTHPFRWGDIVLAHNGSVTPVGRLRELVTAEEIARIGGTTDSALVFALVVRRVEQGVPLFSAVTDVVEELKNRFPRAALNLLVASGTELIAVHANAGAPIPRDDFAASGLGEDLPRDHVDHYYRMSWLQGRRSVVFSSSGLATEGWTPMAQNSAARVDLRSLAVEFRTIGGRAGTRTGEAA; encoded by the coding sequence ATGTGCCGCCTGCTCGGGCGTGCGTCGCTTGACCCGATCACTGATCGGGAGGCGATCGGCACGGAGCACTGCTCGGAGTTCCAACGCCTCGGCCGGTTACATGCCGACGGCTGGGGCACCGCGTGGCTGGCCGAGGACGGCTCGATGGCACGGCTGCGGGACCCCGGCGACCCGGTGGCCGCTGCATCGCTGACCGATGCCCTCAACGGCACGCCGTGCCGGGTCCGGGTCACTCATCTCCGGTTGGCCACGACCGGCATGGCCAACGTGGTGGACAACACCCATCCCTTCCGGTGGGGGGACATCGTGCTCGCCCACAACGGCAGCGTCACCCCGGTCGGCAGGCTGCGCGAGCTGGTCACCGCCGAGGAGATCGCGCGGATCGGTGGCACGACCGATTCGGCACTGGTCTTCGCACTGGTCGTCCGCCGGGTCGAGCAGGGCGTGCCGCTCTTCAGTGCGGTGACCGACGTTGTCGAGGAGCTCAAGAACCGCTTCCCCCGGGCTGCACTCAACCTGTTGGTGGCGTCCGGCACGGAGCTGATCGCCGTGCACGCCAACGCCGGAGCGCCGATCCCCCGGGACGACTTCGCCGCTTCCGGCCTTGGCGAGGACCTGCCGCGCGACCACGTCGACCACTACTACCGGATGTCCTGGCTACAGGGCCGACGGTCGGTCGTCTTCAGTTCCAGCGGTCTGGCCACCGAGGGTTGGACGCCGATGGCGCAGAACTCGGCTGCCCGGGTGGACCTGAGGAGTCTGGCGGTGGAGTTCCGCACGATCGGTGGACGGGCCGGCACCCGTACCGGGGAAGCCGCCTGA
- a CDS encoding glutamine synthetase family protein, with protein MPNESTTGSLAQRLTDQSVRFLAGTIWNPNGLLLAKTVPTGRADVFAGSGLGASPTWHGFAIDHGGIAFTEDITPVGDLRLRVEPEAIRVIGDGLAWAPAIFVTQDGGPVPECTRSALVRVEAALREAGIGARVGHELEFQLAAADGSALPATGWAPYSLAGVIQHEDFIRELYADAERAGLQIDQLHPEYAVRQFEFALAPQAPVAAADALVLARLVVQRVARRTGYAVSFSPKPQATDAGNGAHQHFSLIRDDTPLFSGGDGPHGLTADGMAAIGRVVELISDLQAVLAGSVLSTVRMAPGTWAGAHAAWGLENREVAVRLIAATGGNPRGAHVEVKIIDPSTSAYVASAAVLAAMLDGITKHTSLPAETVRDPGTMSQAERDAAGIAVLTTDQRAALDRLDASADVRALLGDRLVDTILAGRRYEAEHYGNLEPAVLADRFRFAWGF; from the coding sequence ATGCCGAATGAGTCGACGACGGGGTCGCTGGCCCAACGCCTGACCGACCAGTCCGTACGGTTCCTGGCCGGGACGATCTGGAACCCCAACGGCCTGCTGCTGGCCAAGACCGTGCCGACCGGGCGGGCCGACGTGTTCGCCGGCAGCGGCCTCGGCGCATCGCCCACCTGGCACGGTTTCGCCATCGACCACGGCGGCATCGCCTTCACCGAGGACATCACTCCGGTCGGCGACCTGCGCCTGCGGGTCGAGCCGGAGGCGATCCGGGTGATCGGCGACGGGCTGGCCTGGGCGCCGGCGATCTTCGTCACCCAGGACGGCGGCCCGGTGCCCGAGTGCACCCGCAGCGCGCTGGTCAGGGTCGAGGCGGCGCTGCGGGAGGCGGGCATCGGCGCCCGGGTCGGGCATGAACTGGAGTTCCAGTTGGCCGCTGCCGACGGCTCCGCCCTGCCGGCGACCGGGTGGGCGCCGTACTCGCTGGCCGGTGTCATCCAGCATGAGGACTTCATCCGGGAGCTGTACGCCGACGCTGAGCGGGCCGGGCTGCAGATCGACCAGCTGCACCCGGAGTACGCGGTCCGGCAGTTCGAGTTCGCCCTGGCGCCGCAGGCACCGGTTGCCGCCGCGGACGCCCTGGTGCTGGCCCGGCTGGTCGTCCAGCGGGTCGCCCGTCGGACCGGTTACGCGGTTTCCTTCTCGCCCAAGCCGCAGGCCACGGACGCGGGCAACGGCGCACATCAGCACTTCTCGCTGATCCGAGACGACACGCCGCTGTTCTCCGGCGGTGACGGGCCGCACGGCCTGACGGCCGACGGGATGGCGGCGATCGGCCGGGTGGTGGAGTTGATCAGCGACCTCCAGGCCGTGCTGGCCGGCTCGGTGTTGTCGACCGTCCGGATGGCTCCCGGCACCTGGGCCGGTGCCCACGCCGCCTGGGGACTGGAGAACCGGGAGGTCGCCGTCCGATTGATCGCGGCGACCGGCGGCAACCCGCGCGGCGCCCATGTCGAGGTCAAGATCATCGACCCGTCGACATCGGCCTACGTCGCCTCGGCCGCGGTCCTGGCGGCGATGCTCGACGGCATCACCAAGCACACCTCGCTCCCCGCCGAGACCGTACGTGATCCGGGGACCATGTCGCAGGCGGAGCGTGACGCGGCCGGCATCGCCGTGCTGACCACCGACCAGCGTGCGGCTCTGGACCGGTTGGACGCCAGCGCGGACGTCCGGGCGCTGCTCGGCGACCGGTTGGTCGACACCATCCTGGCCGGCCGGCGATACGAGGCCGAGCACTACGGAAACCTCGAACCGGCCGTTCTCGCCGACCGCTTCCGCTTCGCCTGGGGGTTCTGA